The DNA window CAAATGATGAGCACTGGTATCATATTGCAGATATTACACCAGGGGATATAGTGTTTATGGCCCAGGTCACAAGTCCTATGGTTAAAGTTTCTACTTACCAAAAGGCAATAAATAAAATTATAGAAGATGAAAGTATAGATAGTATAGTTTCAGTTTCTGAAGAAAAAAAATTTTTATGGAAAGATAATAAACCGATTAATTACGATATTAATAGAACACCAAAAAGTCAAGATTTACCTAATATATTTTCATTAAATTTTGCTATCTCAATTATAGATAAAGATGTGATGATGAAAAAAAGAAATGTTGTTGGCGATAGGCCGTATTTTCTATACCTTAATAAGATAGAATCTGTTGA is part of the Campylobacter concisus genome and encodes:
- a CDS encoding cytidylyltransferase domain-containing protein, with the translated sequence MKKKIVAIVPVRKGSQRVVSKNTRDFAETNLLKLKLDILRQLKGIDEIIVSTDCEKCTRIAQENNIKVHIRDNFHSGSTVTNDEHWYHIADITPGDIVFMAQVTSPMVKVSTYQKAINKIIEDESIDSIVSVSEEKKFLWKDNKPINYDINRTPKSQDLPNIFSLNFAISIIDKDVMMKKRNVVGDRPYFLYLNKIESVDIDDIFDFEFAEFLYKKYTKEWLLTN